In the Pseudomonas sp. ADAK2 genome, one interval contains:
- a CDS encoding LysR family transcriptional regulator → MDLANLNAFIAIAETGSFSGAGERLHLTQPAISKRIAGLEQQLKVRLFDRLGREVGLTEAGRALLPRAYQILNVLDDTRRALTNLTGEVSGRLTLATSHHIGLHRLPPLLREFTRRYPQVALDIQFLDSEVAYEEILHGRAELAVITLAPEPHALVKATPVWDDPLDFVVAPEHSLISNGAVNLADIALHPAVFPGGNTFTHHIVQRLFEAQGLTPNIAMSTNYLETIKMMVSIGLAWSVLPRTMLDEQVARIPLPGIQLTRQLGYILHTERTLSNAARAFMALLDAQIDLPGTHG, encoded by the coding sequence ATGGACCTGGCCAACCTCAACGCTTTTATCGCGATTGCCGAGACCGGCAGCTTCTCCGGCGCGGGCGAACGGCTGCACTTGACCCAACCGGCGATCAGCAAGCGCATTGCCGGGCTGGAGCAGCAATTAAAGGTGCGCTTGTTTGATCGCCTGGGCCGTGAAGTCGGCCTGACCGAGGCCGGCCGCGCCCTGCTGCCACGGGCTTATCAGATTCTCAACGTGCTGGACGACACCCGCCGCGCCCTGACCAACCTGACCGGCGAAGTCAGCGGCCGCCTGACCCTGGCCACCAGTCACCACATCGGTTTACACCGCTTGCCGCCCTTATTAAGGGAATTCACCCGCCGTTACCCACAAGTGGCGCTGGATATTCAGTTCCTCGATTCGGAAGTGGCCTACGAAGAAATCCTCCATGGCCGCGCCGAACTGGCAGTCATCACCCTGGCCCCGGAGCCGCACGCACTGGTCAAGGCCACGCCGGTGTGGGACGACCCGCTGGATTTCGTGGTGGCCCCGGAGCATTCGTTGATCAGCAACGGCGCGGTCAACCTGGCGGATATCGCCCTGCACCCGGCGGTCTTCCCCGGCGGCAACACCTTTACCCATCACATCGTGCAACGCCTGTTCGAAGCCCAGGGCCTGACGCCAAACATCGCCATGAGCACGAATTATCTGGAAACGATCAAGATGATGGTCTCGATCGGCCTGGCCTGGAGCGTTTTGCCGCGCACCATGCTCGATGAACAAGTGGCGCGCATACCTTTGCCGGGCATACAGCTCACTCGCCAGCTAGGCTATATCCTGCACACGGAAAGGACGCTTTCGAATGCGGCACGCGCCTTTATGGCCCTGCTGGATGCACAAATTGATCTGCCAGGGACCCACGGCTAA
- a CDS encoding sensor domain-containing protein — protein MPKSVDRIPPMPRIQAIDPQRSEQSWESAPQLLAALNGAHLGAWYWDIERGQISWSRGTQALFGFDPRQPLPKDLEYLDLLPPEDRAKTIRAFHQVIAGAPLEQAMHHRIRWPDGSLHWLEINGSLLPDKHGRPRMIGVIREITHQRQREQALSSSEKRFATLFHLCPNMVLLTRQEDGLISEANQYFESLFGWPVQSVIGRTTLELGLWVHPEQRAVLVKATKAKGELVSMEVQFRASNGQVHDGILSAQKVELEGQPYLLSTFLDTTERKAAEHALKDSQERLDLALDSAQLGTWDWHIPSGMLYGSARAAQLHGMEPKPFHEAFDEFFEGVPGEERDSMRNAYRSLREGPAGNYQLTYRVQLPDGSSRFLESRARLYRDENGVPLRMAGTLLDITDQVEREQLLVASEEKFATLFQVSPDPICVTRQESGEFIEINSSFTQIFGWTAADVIGRSADEIGLWDASAKSLQRIEQVIREQGLSNVAILVQHKDGQALTCVISSRQISVGDQPCIVTTLRDITQQQRSEAALKASEEKFAKAFHSSPDAITITERDTGRYLEVNDGFCRLTGYRADEVVGKTVYQVGIWAEEKQRSSLLAELQIKGRVHHQEMLGRNKRGDLLTVEVSVEPITLNETACLLLTARDVSLLKNAEAQIRHLAYHDPLTNLPNRALLMDRLSQQIALLKRHNLRGALMFLDLDHFKHINDSLGHPVGDTVLKIITARLEASVRMEDTVARLGGDEFVVLLSGLEGSRSEVSEQVRDLADTLRELLSEPMFLDGQRLQVTPSIGIALIPDHGSTPTDLLKRADIALYRAKDSGRNTTQMYHNTMQKAASERLRMETDLRLALSRGEFSVHYQPQVDAQDNRIIGAEALVRWNHPELGAQSPTEFIKVLEDSGLILEVGTWILDEACAAFKHLIAKGRIDPLNFSLCVNISPRQFRQNDFVERIERSLSSHGLPYSLLKLEITEGIVIQNLEDTINKMRRLKKLGVSFAMDDFGTGYSSLTYLKRLPVDTLKIDQSFIRDATTDPNDAEIIRAIVAMARSLALEVIAEGVETPEQLEFLQGLGCHLYQGYLHSQPLPVEAFQTLLK, from the coding sequence ATGCCCAAATCTGTTGACCGTATTCCGCCGATGCCGCGTATTCAGGCCATTGACCCGCAGCGGTCCGAGCAGAGCTGGGAAAGTGCGCCGCAGTTGTTGGCCGCGCTCAACGGCGCGCACTTGGGAGCGTGGTATTGGGACATCGAACGCGGGCAGATCAGTTGGTCCCGGGGCACCCAGGCGCTGTTCGGCTTCGATCCGCGGCAACCGCTGCCCAAAGACCTGGAATACCTCGACCTGCTGCCACCGGAGGACCGGGCGAAAACCATTCGCGCGTTCCATCAGGTCATTGCCGGTGCGCCGCTGGAACAGGCGATGCATCACCGCATCCGCTGGCCCGACGGCAGCCTGCATTGGCTGGAGATCAACGGCAGTCTGCTGCCGGACAAGCACGGCCGGCCGCGGATGATCGGGGTCATCCGGGAAATCACCCATCAGCGTCAACGCGAGCAGGCCCTGAGCAGCTCGGAAAAGCGCTTCGCCACACTGTTCCACCTGTGCCCGAACATGGTGCTGCTGACCCGCCAGGAAGACGGTTTGATCAGCGAGGCCAACCAGTATTTCGAAAGCCTGTTCGGCTGGCCGGTGCAAAGTGTGATTGGCCGTACCACGCTGGAACTGGGCCTGTGGGTGCATCCCGAGCAACGGGCGGTGCTGGTCAAGGCGACCAAGGCCAAGGGTGAACTGGTCAGCATGGAAGTGCAGTTTCGCGCCAGCAATGGTCAGGTCCACGATGGCATCCTCAGCGCGCAAAAGGTCGAACTCGAAGGCCAGCCGTATCTGCTGAGCACCTTCCTCGACACCACTGAACGCAAAGCCGCCGAACATGCGCTCAAGGACAGCCAGGAACGCCTCGACCTGGCCCTGGACTCCGCGCAACTCGGCACCTGGGACTGGCACATCCCCAGCGGCATGCTCTACGGCTCGGCACGGGCGGCGCAGTTGCACGGCATGGAACCGAAACCGTTCCACGAAGCCTTCGACGAATTTTTCGAAGGCGTGCCCGGCGAAGAACGGGACAGCATGCGCAACGCCTATCGCAGCCTGCGCGAAGGCCCGGCCGGCAATTATCAGTTGACCTACCGCGTGCAACTGCCCGACGGCAGTTCGCGCTTCCTGGAAAGCCGCGCCCGGCTCTATCGCGATGAAAACGGCGTGCCGTTGCGCATGGCCGGCACCCTGCTGGACATCACCGATCAGGTCGAGCGGGAACAGTTGCTGGTGGCTTCGGAGGAAAAATTCGCCACGTTGTTCCAGGTCAGCCCGGACCCGATCTGCGTCACGCGCCAGGAAAGCGGCGAGTTCATCGAGATCAACTCCAGTTTCACGCAGATTTTCGGCTGGACCGCCGCCGACGTGATTGGCCGCAGCGCCGATGAAATCGGCCTGTGGGACGCATCCGCAAAAAGCCTGCAACGGATCGAACAGGTCATCCGCGAGCAAGGCCTGAGCAATGTGGCGATCCTCGTCCAGCACAAGGACGGGCAAGCCTTGACCTGCGTGATTTCCAGCCGGCAGATCAGCGTCGGCGACCAGCCCTGCATCGTCACCACCCTGCGCGACATTACCCAGCAGCAGCGCTCGGAAGCGGCGCTCAAGGCCAGCGAAGAGAAATTCGCCAAGGCGTTTCACTCCAGCCCCGACGCCATCACCATTACCGAACGCGACACCGGGCGCTATCTGGAGGTCAATGACGGTTTCTGCCGCCTGACCGGCTACCGCGCCGATGAAGTGGTGGGCAAAACCGTGTATCAGGTCGGCATCTGGGCCGAAGAGAAACAGCGTTCATCGCTGTTGGCCGAGCTGCAAATCAAGGGCCGCGTGCACCACCAGGAAATGCTCGGGCGCAACAAACGCGGCGATCTGCTGACCGTTGAAGTCTCGGTCGAACCGATCACCCTCAACGAAACTGCGTGCCTGTTGCTGACCGCTCGCGATGTCAGTCTGCTGAAAAACGCCGAAGCGCAGATCCGTCACCTTGCCTACCACGACCCGCTGACCAACCTGCCCAACCGCGCGCTGCTGATGGATCGCCTGAGCCAGCAGATCGCCCTGCTCAAACGCCACAACCTGCGTGGCGCCTTGATGTTTCTCGACCTCGACCACTTCAAGCACATCAACGATTCCCTCGGTCACCCGGTGGGCGATACGGTGCTGAAGATCATCACCGCACGCCTCGAAGCCAGTGTGCGCATGGAAGACACGGTGGCGCGGCTCGGCGGTGATGAATTCGTGGTGCTGCTCAGTGGCCTGGAAGGTTCGCGCAGCGAAGTCAGCGAACAGGTGCGGGACCTGGCGGACACCTTGCGCGAGTTGCTCTCGGAACCGATGTTCCTCGATGGCCAGCGCCTGCAAGTCACGCCGAGTATCGGCATCGCGCTGATTCCCGATCACGGTTCCACGCCGACCGACCTGCTCAAGCGCGCCGACATCGCCCTGTACCGGGCCAAGGATTCGGGGCGCAACACCACGCAGATGTACCACAACACCATGCAGAAGGCCGCCAGCGAACGCTTGCGCATGGAAACCGATTTGCGCCTGGCCCTTTCCCGGGGTGAATTCAGCGTGCATTACCAGCCTCAGGTGGACGCCCAGGACAACCGCATCATCGGCGCCGAAGCCCTGGTGCGCTGGAACCACCCGGAACTCGGCGCGCAATCGCCCACCGAGTTCATCAAGGTGCTGGAAGACAGCGGATTGATCCTGGAGGTCGGCACCTGGATCCTCGATGAAGCCTGCGCTGCCTTCAAACACTTGATCGCCAAAGGCCGGATCGACCCGCTCAATTTCAGCCTGTGCGTGAACATCAGCCCACGGCAATTCCGCCAGAACGACTTCGTCGAACGCATCGAACGCAGCCTCAGCAGCCACGGCCTGCCCTATTCGTTGCTGAAACTGGAAATCACCGAAGGCATCGTCATCCAGAACCTGGAAGACACCATCAACAAAATGCGTCGCCTGAAAAAACTCGGCGTGAGCTTTGCCATGGACGACTTCGGCACCGGTTATTCCTCGCTGACCTACCTCAAGCGCCTGCCGGTGGACACGTTGAAAATCGACCAGTCGTTCATCCGCGATGCCACCACCGACCCCAACGACGCAGAAATCATTCGCGCCATCGTCGCCATGGCCCGCAGCCTGGCACTGGAAGTAATTGCCGAAGGGGTAGAGACGCCGGAGCAACTGGAGTTTCTGCAGGGATTGGGTTGCCATTTGTATCAAGGCTACCTGCACAGCCAGCCATTGCCGGTGGAGGCGTTTCAGACCCTGCTCAAATAA
- a CDS encoding molecular chaperone HscC translates to MQDATLPRPALLGIDLGTTNSLIAVWQDGRAQLIPNALGDVLTPSVVSLDEDDSILVGKAARARLTTHPERSVAAFKRFMGSDKPFELGGRQFSPEELSALVIGSLKQDAEAWLGHPVHEAVISVPAYFSDEQRKRTLFAAELAGLTVSRLINEPTAAAMAYGLHEQKFERTLIFDLGGGTFDVTVLEYALPLIEVHASTGDNFLGGEDFTAALLQACLKDWQLTPQMIDGQGLASLGDALEQLKCKLSEGTQHLSWNGAGALREWSLDEAGALKIWEPLLARLRAPIEQALRDARLKPRDLDSLVMVGGATRMPAVQQMVATLFGRLPYRHLDPDTIVALGAATQAACKARDSAIEELILTDVCPYTLGISTNRGEGISGAFSPIIERNTVIPTSRVKRFFTSHPQQTLIRIEVYQGERPWVRDNIFIDAFDVALTPSEQTEALDVRFSYDINGLLEVDVTLLASGERHSHSIDRSPTGLDPQSRQNSHDRLSALKIHPRDTLPNRTLLARLERAWAQSLGDEREQIADWLDTFTAVLGGQQSVEIASHRSQLNKALDELRL, encoded by the coding sequence ATGCAGGATGCAACCCTCCCCCGCCCGGCCTTGCTGGGTATCGACCTTGGGACCACCAATAGCCTGATCGCCGTCTGGCAGGACGGTCGGGCACAGTTGATTCCCAACGCCCTCGGCGATGTCCTCACCCCGTCCGTGGTCAGCCTCGATGAAGACGACAGCATTCTAGTGGGCAAGGCCGCCCGCGCGCGCCTGACCACCCACCCGGAACGCTCGGTGGCGGCGTTCAAGCGTTTCATGGGCAGCGACAAGCCGTTCGAACTGGGCGGACGCCAGTTCAGCCCGGAAGAACTTTCTGCGCTGGTGATCGGTTCGCTCAAGCAGGACGCCGAAGCCTGGCTCGGCCACCCGGTGCACGAGGCGGTGATTTCGGTGCCGGCGTATTTCAGTGACGAGCAACGCAAGCGCACGCTGTTTGCTGCCGAACTGGCTGGCCTGACGGTATCGCGGCTGATCAACGAACCGACCGCTGCCGCCATGGCGTACGGGTTGCATGAGCAGAAGTTCGAGCGCACGCTGATTTTCGATTTGGGCGGCGGCACCTTCGATGTCACGGTGCTGGAATACGCCCTGCCGCTGATCGAGGTGCATGCTTCCACTGGCGACAACTTCCTCGGTGGCGAAGACTTCACCGCCGCGCTGCTGCAGGCCTGCCTGAAAGACTGGCAACTCACCCCGCAAATGATCGATGGCCAGGGCTTGGCCAGCCTCGGCGATGCCCTGGAACAACTCAAATGCAAACTCAGTGAAGGCACCCAGCACCTGAGCTGGAACGGTGCCGGCGCATTGCGCGAATGGTCGCTGGATGAAGCCGGGGCGTTGAAAATCTGGGAGCCGCTGCTCGCCCGGTTACGCGCGCCCATCGAGCAAGCCCTGCGTGATGCGCGGCTCAAGCCTCGGGACCTCGACAGTCTGGTGATGGTCGGCGGCGCCACGCGGATGCCGGCCGTACAGCAAATGGTTGCGACGCTGTTCGGGCGCCTGCCCTATCGCCACCTCGACCCGGACACGATCGTCGCGCTGGGCGCCGCCACCCAAGCGGCCTGCAAGGCCCGGGACAGCGCCATCGAAGAACTGATCCTGACCGACGTCTGCCCCTACACCCTGGGCATCTCGACCAATCGCGGTGAAGGCATCAGCGGTGCTTTCTCGCCGATCATCGAGCGCAATACGGTGATCCCGACGTCCAGGGTGAAGCGCTTTTTCACGAGTCACCCCCAGCAAACGTTGATCCGCATTGAGGTCTATCAGGGCGAGCGGCCGTGGGTGCGGGACAATATTTTCATCGATGCCTTCGACGTCGCGCTGACACCCAGCGAACAAACCGAGGCGCTGGATGTGCGCTTCAGCTACGACATCAACGGTTTGCTCGAAGTCGACGTCACCCTGCTGGCCAGCGGCGAACGCCACAGCCACAGCATCGACCGCAGCCCCACAGGGCTCGACCCGCAATCGCGGCAAAACAGCCATGATCGACTCAGCGCCCTGAAAATCCACCCCCGCGACACCCTGCCCAACCGCACCTTACTCGCGCGCCTGGAGCGGGCCTGGGCGCAAAGCCTGGGTGACGAACGCGAGCAGATTGCCGATTGGCTGGATACCTTTACCGCCGTGCTCGGTGGCCAGCAATCGGTGGAGATCGCCAGCCATCGTTCACAGCTCAATAAAGCCCTGGATGAACTGCGCCTTTAG
- a CDS encoding DUF805 domain-containing protein, with amino-acid sequence MSCWIRLGIEPTKDQALIRDAYRARLPQHHPESDPEGFQALREAYESANRFARQEEEDVEEEDAGVPEMPQTIVDFYALLEDPTRRFNPQAWQVFVKALDQLPLDALDDLSWGLFHPLANARPLSYRCANLLAQRLAWEQQLLDLEFDQAKEVEAFLQRIKGPDPFDTTLMGDWPEPAQLETLWYARSLDYIFQHRPLHEFADFASHHTCLPLPADDAFIQRLLVQFTQAGIGGPGLRQVCVEQQAQAPDDVDWLYLLACQNSLLGLEDQALPCWIRLWQEHRHPKAESRLLELCARRQPDFLALLIQAFDRLENFRDWSTDLADVSQTYGSPSQRPETLARWLGVGQLELQGLAAAFVDWRMTGDELPLLALLIGQPVDARLQQLYRHAWALHRGDVGLLQHILDEPQPVDALEGLVLSGFKYQAAQQLCWLNQASIPLALKAFLGSRSAEPQLAEELAKDEPHTICRLWLRRLRPYDQSALARIDRAFDLQDAQADVDLRGVSLLVQLEQRGVVLPAMAQGEAAWQWHAQTLFLLALLDQPERWLSLIDSSCLERLEVDPTHPLSRLQPLLRRLQREQGSCAGLLGWLQASDPVHGLLVQKLFNVQQALDSAALPGNAQLYTCIESDPDACGEDVLGLMLLWGVLYHDPTLNAEQHRALLQSIAAISCEDEWFEGFRNGLIKGEPVWPPEKVLADFGVEKLVVYSLLDTLKSLVRHGAAGVPRNKVLTILQYGKDNTENSVGLRLALTALLSWNERLLLASSDKRPVPAMAFWRLGSRLGRKAFIGQVLGCVLFTPYLALMSGTALSGIGVLLLGALLLLGAILRRLHDMGRGIPTLLIFGCLSPVLPFMPLLLFGFPGDKLPNRYGAPPDSGGEDTLSGGLQAALRRLNG; translated from the coding sequence ATGAGTTGCTGGATACGTCTGGGCATCGAGCCCACCAAAGACCAGGCACTGATTCGGGATGCCTACCGCGCGCGTCTACCGCAGCATCATCCGGAAAGTGATCCCGAAGGCTTCCAGGCACTGCGTGAAGCCTATGAAAGCGCCAACCGTTTCGCCCGGCAGGAAGAGGAGGACGTCGAAGAAGAGGATGCTGGCGTCCCTGAGATGCCGCAGACCATCGTGGATTTTTACGCGCTGCTCGAAGACCCGACGCGGCGTTTCAATCCGCAGGCCTGGCAAGTCTTTGTCAAAGCACTGGATCAATTGCCGCTGGACGCCCTCGATGACCTCAGTTGGGGGCTGTTCCACCCATTGGCCAACGCCCGTCCGTTGTCGTACCGCTGCGCGAATCTGTTGGCGCAACGGCTGGCCTGGGAGCAGCAGTTGCTGGACCTGGAGTTCGACCAGGCGAAAGAAGTCGAAGCATTCCTGCAACGGATCAAGGGTCCCGACCCGTTCGACACGACGCTGATGGGCGATTGGCCCGAGCCTGCGCAGCTGGAAACCCTCTGGTATGCCCGCAGCCTCGACTACATCTTCCAGCATCGTCCTCTGCATGAGTTCGCAGACTTCGCCAGCCACCACACCTGTTTGCCGCTGCCGGCAGATGACGCATTTATCCAGCGCTTGCTGGTGCAGTTCACTCAAGCGGGCATCGGCGGTCCCGGTCTGCGGCAAGTGTGCGTCGAACAACAGGCGCAAGCCCCCGACGATGTCGACTGGCTGTATTTGCTGGCGTGCCAAAACAGCTTGCTGGGCCTGGAGGATCAGGCGCTGCCTTGCTGGATCCGGCTGTGGCAGGAGCATCGTCATCCGAAGGCCGAAAGCCGCTTGCTGGAACTGTGCGCCAGGCGTCAGCCGGACTTTTTGGCGCTGCTGATCCAGGCATTTGATCGCCTGGAGAATTTCCGCGATTGGTCCACCGACCTCGCCGATGTCAGCCAAACTTATGGCAGCCCTTCACAACGTCCCGAGACGCTGGCGCGCTGGCTTGGGGTCGGGCAACTCGAGCTGCAAGGCTTGGCGGCCGCTTTTGTCGACTGGCGGATGACCGGGGATGAGCTGCCACTGCTGGCCTTGCTGATAGGGCAGCCTGTGGATGCCCGTTTGCAGCAGCTGTACCGGCATGCCTGGGCCTTGCACCGTGGCGATGTCGGATTGCTGCAACACATACTCGACGAACCGCAGCCGGTCGATGCCCTCGAAGGCCTGGTGCTGAGCGGGTTCAAGTATCAGGCTGCGCAGCAACTCTGCTGGCTGAATCAGGCATCGATCCCTTTGGCGCTGAAGGCGTTCCTCGGCAGTCGTTCCGCTGAGCCGCAACTGGCCGAGGAACTGGCAAAGGACGAACCCCACACCATTTGTCGCCTCTGGTTGCGCAGGCTGCGGCCTTACGATCAGTCCGCGCTGGCGCGGATCGACCGGGCATTTGATCTGCAAGACGCGCAAGCGGACGTGGACTTGCGCGGTGTGAGCCTGCTGGTCCAATTGGAACAGCGCGGCGTGGTTTTGCCGGCCATGGCCCAAGGTGAGGCGGCGTGGCAATGGCACGCGCAAACCCTGTTTCTGCTGGCGTTGCTCGACCAGCCGGAACGTTGGCTGTCGTTGATCGATTCGTCCTGCCTGGAACGGCTGGAGGTCGACCCGACTCATCCTCTGAGTCGGCTCCAGCCGCTGCTGCGGCGTTTGCAACGCGAGCAAGGGAGTTGCGCCGGTTTGCTGGGGTGGTTGCAAGCCAGCGATCCGGTGCATGGCTTGCTCGTGCAAAAGCTGTTCAACGTGCAACAGGCTCTCGACAGCGCGGCGTTGCCGGGTAACGCGCAACTCTATACCTGCATTGAAAGCGATCCTGACGCCTGCGGCGAAGATGTGTTGGGGCTGATGCTGCTCTGGGGCGTGCTGTATCACGATCCGACGCTGAATGCCGAACAGCACCGCGCGTTGTTGCAGTCCATCGCCGCCATCAGTTGCGAAGATGAATGGTTCGAAGGGTTCCGCAATGGCTTGATCAAAGGCGAACCGGTGTGGCCGCCAGAAAAGGTGTTGGCGGATTTCGGTGTCGAGAAACTGGTGGTCTATTCACTCCTCGATACCCTGAAAAGCCTGGTCCGTCATGGCGCGGCCGGGGTGCCGCGGAACAAGGTGCTAACCATCTTGCAGTACGGCAAGGACAACACCGAGAACAGCGTGGGCCTGCGTCTGGCGCTGACGGCCCTGTTGTCGTGGAACGAACGCCTGCTGCTGGCCAGCAGCGACAAACGTCCCGTGCCGGCCATGGCGTTCTGGCGCCTGGGTTCCCGACTCGGGCGCAAGGCGTTTATCGGGCAAGTGCTGGGGTGTGTGCTGTTCACCCCGTACCTGGCGTTGATGAGCGGCACTGCGCTCTCGGGCATTGGCGTGCTGTTGCTGGGCGCCTTGTTGTTGCTCGGCGCGATCCTGCGTCGCCTGCATGACATGGGCCGCGGGATTCCCACCCTGCTGATTTTTGGCTGCCTGTCGCCAGTGCTGCCGTTCATGCCTTTGCTGCTGTTCGGCTTTCCCGGCGACAAATTGCCCAACCGTTACGGTGCGCCGCCGGACAGCGGCGGTGAAGACACCTTGTCCGGCGGTTTGCAGGCGGCCCTGCGGCGGCTTAACGGCTAA
- a CDS encoding DUF1266 domain-containing protein: MEEIQKRWLCGLSAPMVALNPRAEYDEPAFYSDPEFIDLQCSWGINDRSQLLSMLERMTDAGHATHLKEAYRSWQRCLPGEWQALLETLEPRERILHEFASRTFEGCGSGGIQAWDLGRMGFLLRCGVRNEWINLSESLWLHWRLAVRAQYHYDDWYSYLNGFLTGRAFWGCLSSSDDTLAYELDRQGAFSSSLRIARGLGRNMPAFLADLPWHLELDPPQRPASLGEFDWS; the protein is encoded by the coding sequence ATGGAAGAGATACAAAAGCGTTGGCTGTGCGGTCTTTCTGCGCCAATGGTGGCCCTCAACCCTCGTGCCGAATACGACGAGCCCGCTTTCTATTCCGATCCGGAATTTATCGACTTGCAATGCAGCTGGGGCATCAATGACCGGTCGCAGTTATTGAGCATGCTCGAAAGAATGACCGATGCCGGTCACGCCACCCACCTCAAAGAGGCGTATCGCTCATGGCAACGCTGTTTGCCCGGGGAGTGGCAGGCGTTGCTCGAGACCCTGGAACCCCGTGAGCGCATCTTGCATGAGTTTGCCAGCCGTACCTTCGAGGGCTGCGGCTCGGGGGGTATCCAGGCGTGGGATTTGGGGCGCATGGGCTTTCTGTTGCGGTGTGGCGTGCGCAACGAGTGGATCAATCTCTCCGAGAGCCTCTGGCTGCACTGGCGCCTGGCCGTCAGGGCGCAATATCACTACGACGACTGGTATTCCTATCTCAACGGATTTCTGACCGGTCGCGCATTCTGGGGCTGCCTGAGCAGCAGCGACGATACGCTGGCTTACGAACTGGACCGACAAGGGGCGTTTTCGAGCAGTCTGCGCATCGCTCGCGGCCTGGGTCGTAACATGCCGGCTTTTCTGGCCGACTTGCCTTGGCACCTGGAGCTTGATCCGCCGCAACGCCCGGCATCCTTAGGGGAGTTCGACTGGTCATGA
- a CDS encoding Hsp20 family protein, whose protein sequence is MTTAFSMAPLFRSSVGFDRFNDLFETALRNEPGSTYPPYNVEKHGDDQYRIVVAAAGFQEEDLELQVEKGVLTISGGKRDATEDVTYLYQGIAQRAFKLSFRLADHIEIKAAGLSNGLLSIDLLRVIPEEAKAKRIPINGTQKPALQH, encoded by the coding sequence ATGACGACTGCATTTTCCATGGCACCCCTGTTCCGTTCCTCGGTAGGTTTCGACCGTTTCAATGATCTGTTCGAAACCGCCTTGCGCAACGAGCCAGGCAGCACCTACCCACCTTACAACGTGGAAAAACACGGCGATGACCAATATCGCATTGTTGTAGCGGCCGCCGGCTTCCAGGAAGAAGACCTGGAGCTGCAAGTGGAAAAAGGTGTGCTGACCATCAGTGGCGGCAAGCGTGACGCGACCGAAGACGTCACCTACTTGTATCAAGGCATCGCACAGCGTGCCTTCAAACTGTCCTTCCGTCTGGCAGACCATATCGAAATCAAGGCCGCCGGCCTGAGCAACGGTTTGTTGAGCATCGACCTGTTGCGGGTCATTCCGGAAGAGGCGAAAGCCAAACGCATCCCGATCAACGGGACGCAAAAGCCAGCGTTGCAGCACTGA
- a CDS encoding tRNA dihydrouridine synthase, producing the protein MQIALAPMEGLVDNILRDVLTRVGGIDWCVTEFIRINDQLLTPAYYHKFGPELLTGARTASGVPLRVQLLGSDPVCLAENAALACELGSEVIDLNFGCPAKTVNKSRGGAVLLKEPELLNQIVETVRRAVPAHIPVTAKMRLGFDSPDGALVCATALAEGGAAHIVVHARTKTDGYKPPAHWEWIPRVQDVVKVPVFANGDIWSVEDWRRCREISGVEDIMLGRGLVSRPDLARQIAAARAGEEVVEMTWAELLPLIQDFWLQAKAQMTPRQSPGRLKQWLAMLTRNYPEAVELFTVLRRETELDQVSRLLGLRVAEAA; encoded by the coding sequence ATGCAAATTGCTTTGGCGCCCATGGAGGGGTTGGTCGACAACATCCTGCGGGACGTGCTGACCCGCGTCGGCGGTATCGATTGGTGCGTAACCGAATTCATTCGGATCAACGATCAACTGCTCACGCCTGCCTATTACCACAAGTTCGGCCCTGAGCTGCTGACCGGCGCCCGTACTGCGTCCGGCGTGCCGCTGCGTGTGCAGTTGCTCGGTTCCGATCCGGTGTGCCTGGCGGAAAACGCTGCGCTGGCCTGCGAGTTGGGTTCTGAAGTCATCGACCTGAACTTCGGCTGCCCGGCCAAGACCGTCAACAAGTCCCGTGGCGGCGCGGTGTTGCTCAAAGAACCTGAACTGCTTAACCAAATAGTCGAAACCGTGCGCCGCGCGGTGCCTGCGCATATACCGGTGACCGCCAAGATGCGCCTGGGCTTCGACAGCCCGGACGGCGCGCTGGTCTGCGCCACGGCCCTGGCCGAAGGCGGTGCGGCGCACATCGTGGTGCACGCGCGGACCAAGACCGACGGCTACAAACCGCCAGCCCACTGGGAGTGGATTCCGCGGGTGCAGGACGTGGTCAAGGTCCCGGTGTTCGCCAACGGCGATATCTGGAGCGTCGAAGACTGGCGCCGCTGCCGCGAAATCAGCGGTGTCGAAGACATCATGCTCGGTCGCGGCCTGGTGTCGCGCCCGGACCTGGCCCGGCAAATCGCCGCCGCGCGCGCCGGTGAAGAGGTGGTCGAGATGACCTGGGCTGAGCTGCTGCCGTTGATCCAGGATTTCTGGCTGCAAGCCAAGGCGCAGATGACGCCGCGCCAATCGCCGGGACGCTTGAAGCAATGGCTGGCGATGCTGACCCGCAATTATCCCGAAGCGGTGGAGCTGTTTACCGTGCTGCGGCGTGAAACCGAGCTGGATCAGGTCTCGCGTTTATTGGGTCTGCGGGTCGCCGAAGCCGCCTGA